Proteins encoded within one genomic window of Bombus vancouverensis nearcticus chromosome 4, iyBomVanc1_principal, whole genome shotgun sequence:
- the east gene encoding enhanced adult sensory threshold isoform X1 — protein sequence MKLQEPNVGGSEMASREKKPLAPSKAKQKANNDSGLPSNEIKSRKGKTLSNLKQQQLARDIIEAVATGSQLPPKLEATLPRKKVLRNLKRKQKLRVTKANLIKSKVTRKVTSRNLCRITSDIKKGVRAKRAKLSEENSAKTSDINTKTLENHINEAEGESIGTEGGNRSAKNNLRTKKTKFIPKSSELESEDIVDKDTDSVAGSSTKSSPKLNRKGRSLENLDSLPRGVKSTKFSGFKRNSIKEKDTFIKSEGDIKYTKGRKSTRDIDCTNIRVSKSLLDTKSSIDLTIDEVIASMLSDSEIDNQQGITEKIEGKVTRRKKMLVEENIVPDIEIKKEPDSEDIKITSDGENLETESVQSAIQLRKRSNASISQRSLRNGKLRQADSVISTDLELKKCRRLNSDDPVSSEVSMDNIADSNIDTESCFSESSGNDSQTVMVSTKDELCLKQETLKNFEDSSQIVSEIENNNNSDRVDRTTEIGPTLRSKTKAKSTEIEIKNDNTKGEYTRIIPKNAEVQEELKKTSNLDQVRKDNILAKLSDKSKGRRSSLNIDMKKTVNSFYGTDKSDGNPKSQIDQMIENIKLTIAKSIESKIFGPEKGLGLNKNFEVPKIEEIIAPLSAESQKLGLEDNTDEDKSTISKNEIKSDNSENSVAELKPKVADTAKEIEKLVMGDIELTETHSQNVQESDSSDNDASCNPHNASEAGSVQITEKNDSTCKAMNQQEESNNSSNSAELESKKDVEQVIDDQIKTLDDGKRSGLSKKSPKITDKGHLENNETVKKLGRVLNRIAQKSENCEESLENSSKLVSEETASNDESPKNESTNKAASLESSIVCTVIVSKQVQEEVTEEEAKTDQTIEDKAKISANVESDDVETLESISKEVERLVAEDQSSNQLQTSMNEIQYRQESASKTTTDISPLPSTLRITDIEKQKISLAKVDESENSDAQNKPEVIENTKEIEKSEESVSEATQVAKKDKNNCRVPPTSDSTTNFKCTASPVSSDACNPIEDIKKDIDENEKDEKCKSSNDTDNNNAGNNNTEKKVISLKDNSENNDTTIVKEEIEISDNSVEEQKSASDDNKKRVLRARDKTKKLEKGQASCNKERIEGAPKIKTEEERSQILQSSHNEEDTQDLEEKAREMITNDIDDSQNSTETDTIELERQARTRRSREVKKRKEDQLNALKNKRPKREIRRYDQQNKEETLLDNEVAKINENNRSFLNKYENGTECATNFRGFSEGVRGSLEKCQDSTDSIRSKSENDLIITKKPSKKRCENRLSRNLSENHVTKQSGNIDILNADCKPVKTPETSQKDSDETSTSGESSSSINITPKILETPEDKAKKESILRLLGLESLEKAAERLSHQKAKKEQYTGTLKTVIRVQKEKEKDKRRSRSPLKMVLKQGRGDGEGDSPENFYTIQKEFGTSGWGDSSSGANRKFSTNHRHSCDEDNEDTAPKDRQSLVIPEKSSSFSIHPGRLCADVCCYCFGKFGSLDTPMHLAQMKSDERRKKILIIERHLNKDSCLCDACYRHVDRKANTSPTNMQTKPQKQHRQLMVSKCSARECRDASRHHVKRRWLLKIKAGLQKQVNINWESSQHTSMSFCASHYSKIERFLTCALCKRRLARNHTHQLANAETEELNQLLGQQGIPVILAAGTFACKLCRYFTQLQLKYKDVENMNTNHKSFFKSYRKRILHYHDIEVLENEDEDSSQNQTKDKDKDKRKKTKCSTQPKTGTSKSPDGTTNSASEKSTPEPTKNEEASSEMDNENRTAKTNLNDENVGMDVQFLGIESTVEKLKKRKLLDMHPYTTSDTMISCDNPNEVVEILAMDKEVTLTRLPKRPRTNNDITPVVQRLGANPSISVRTLFPGEEEMNLHANIEFTNVREITPQGWEKCATMIQYDRDTKLLWQELQRPYGNQSSFLRHLILLEKYYRSGDLVLAPNASRNAINYSTSVQNRLISYEGPEKMDEPIMEPIASEYHNSRRLSGGYVLERDKHSLPSTSTPKQPSSTSTTQSIKSSPPRVLKLNPGVSIIKKPPPNLQRLNLPSTSANSANGNVKRKDGQKLPTSSGGKVFHLSEPEFKRLQNLKKQKQQMLTEKQSTSSNGGAGNLSSSANVKSATQYQKAQIAAHTQFQKHLRMQQEMLSRQSRSDFEPLICDVRALANENSPTQNLLHNLNLPKSIQVTTKTSNQIPILPKIPKSLTVIPQTVTRPTEK from the exons ATGAAATTGCAGGAGCCCAATGTGGGTGGAAGTGAGATGGCATCCAGGGAAAAGAAACCCTTAGCGCCTTCCAAAGCAAAACAGAAGGCGAATAATGATTCTGGCTTGCCATCGAATGAAATTAAAAGTAGAAAAGGCAAAACTTTGTCGAATCTAAAGCAACAGCAACTTGCACGGGACATAATAGAGGCTGTGGCGACTGGTAGTCAACTTCCTCCAAAATTAGAGGCAACCCTTCCACGTAAAAAGGTTCTCAGGAATCTTAAACGTAAACAAAAGCTAAGAGTAACAAAGGCCAATTTAATTAAGTCAAAAGTTACAAGGAAGGTGACCAGTAGAAATTTATGCAGAATAACTTCTGATATTAAGAAGGGTGTGAGAGCTAAAAGAGCCAAATTATCGGAAGAAAACAGTGCTAAGACATCTGATATCAACACAAAAACTTTAGAGAACCATATAAACGAAGCAGAGGGTGAAAGTATAGGGACAGAAGGAGGTAATAGAAGTGCCAAGAACAATCTCAGGACTAAAAAGACCAAGTTTATACCAAAAAGTAGCGAATTGGAGAGTGAGGACATTGTGGACAAAGATACAGATTCAGTTGCTGGATCCAGTACCAAGAGTAGTCCAAAACTTAATAGGAAAGGTAGAAGCTTGGAAAATTTAGATTCTTTACCTAGGGGTGTTAAATCAACCAAATTTTCGGGATTTAAAAGGAATAGTATCAAAGAGAAAGACACTTTCATAAAGTCAGAAGGTgatattaaatatacaaaaggaagaaagagtaCCAGGGATATAGATTGCACTAATATAAGAGTTTCAAAGTCACTTCTGGACACCAAGAGTTCTATAGATCTTACCATAGACGAAGTGATAGCTTCAATGTTGAGCGACTCAGAAATAGATAATCAGCAAGGAATAACAGAGAAAATAGAAGGGAAAGTAACAAGGAGGAAAAAGATGTTGGTAGAAGAGAATATAGTCCCGGATATTGAGATAAAAAAAGAACCAGACAGTGAAGATATCAAAATTACTTCTGATGGGGAGAATCTGGAAACAGAATCTGTTCAAAGTGCAATTCAATTGAGGAAAAGGTCGAACGCATCGATTAGTCAAAGAAGTTTGCGGAATGGCAAGTTACGACAGGCGGATTCTGTTATCTCTACCGATTTGGAGCTTAAAAAATGTCGAAGATTGAATTCGGATGACCCTGTTAGTTCGGAAGTTTCCATGGATAATATCGCAGATAGTAATATCGATACCGAATCTTGTTTTTCTGAATCTAGCGGTAACGATTCTCAGACGGTTATGGTATCAACTAAAGATGAACTTTGCTTAAAACAAGAAACACTAAAAAATTTCGAAGACAGTTCGCAAATTGTAtcggaaatagaaaataataacaatagtGATAGAGTAGATAGGACAACCGAGATTGGACCTACTCTTCGTTCGAAAACTAAAGCCAAAAGTACCGAgatcgaaataaaaaatgacAATACCAAAGGCGAATATACACGAATAATACCGAAAAACGCGGAAGTGCAAGAAGAGTTGAAAAAAACGAGTAATTTAGATCAAGTTAGGAAAGATAATATTTTAGCGAAACTTTCTGACAAATCTAAGGGTCGAAGAAGTAGTTTAAACATAGATATGAAGAAGACAGTCAATTCGTTTTATGGTACGGATAAGTCGGACGGTAATCCGAAGTCTCAGATAGATCAAATGATAGAAAATATCAAGCTTACGATCGCCAAATCTATCGAGAGTAAAATCTTTGGGCCGGAGAAGGGTCTCggattgaataaaaattttgaagtACCAAAAATCGAGGAGATAATTGCACCGCTGAGCGCGGAGTCGCAGAAATTAGGGTTGGAGGACAATACAGACGAGGATAAGTCTACTATTTCCAAGAATGAGATTAAATCGGACAATTCAGAAAATTCAGTGGCTGAACTGAAGCCAAAAGTGGCCGATACTgccaaagaaattgaaaaactaGTCATGGGTGATATTGAACTAACTGAAACACATTCTCAGAACGTACAAGAGAGCGATTCTTCTGACAATGATGCAAGCTGCAACCCTCATAATGCTTCTGAAGCAGGTTCTGTACAGATAACAGAGAAAAATGATAGCACCTGCAAAGCTATGAATCAACAGGAGGAATCGAATAATAGTTCTAATTCGGCAGAATTAGAGTCTAAAAAGGACGTGGAACAAGTTATAGACGATCAAATAAAGACTTTGGATGATGGTAAAAGATCTGGTCTTAGCAAAAAATCTCCGAAAATAACGGATAAAGGTCATCTCGAAAACAACGAAACTGTTAAAAAATTAGGTAGAGTATTAAATAGAATAGCCCAAAAGTCTGAAAACTGTGAAGAGTCTTTGGAGAACTCCAGTAAACTTGTTTCTGAGGAAACTGCTTCGAATGACGAGTCACCTAAGAACGAATCGACAAATAAAGCGGCTAGCTTAGAATCTTCAATTGTTTGCACGGTAATCGTGTCGAAGCAGGTACAAGAAGAAGTTACAGAAGAGGAAGCAAAAACAGATCAAACAATCGAAGATAAGGCCAAGATTTCTGCAAATGTGGAATCTGATGATGTAGAGACTTTAGAAAGTATCTCTAAGGAAGTAGAAAGATTGGTAGCAGAGGATCAATCTAGCAATCAACTGCAAACGAGCATGAACGAAATACAATACAGGCAAGAATCAGCAAGCAAAACTACAACAGACATTTCTCCATTACCTAGTACGTTACGTATCACAGATAttgaaaaacagaaaataagTCTTGCCAAAGTGGATGAATCAGAAAATAGCGATGCACAGAATAAACCCGAGGTAATAGAGAATaccaaagaaattgaaaaatctgaAGAAAGCGTGTCAGAAGCAACACAAGTTGCAAAGAAGGACAAGAATAATTGCAGAGTACCACCTACTTCCGATTCCACAACTAACTTTAAATGCACCGCGAGTCCTGTTTCTAGCGATGCGTGTAATCCTATCGaagatataaaaaaagatatagatGAGAATGAAAAGGACGAGAAATGTAAATCGAGTAATGATACAGATAACAATAACGCTGGTAATAATAATACtgagaaaaaagtaatttcgttAAAGGATAATTCAGAGAATAATGATACAACTATAGTaaaggaagaaatagaaatatcaGACAATAGCGTGGAAGAGCAAAAATCTGCTAGCGATGATAACAAGAAACGAGTATTAAGAGCTCGCGATAAAACGAAAAAGCTCGAAAAGGGACAAGCATCTTGTAACAAAGAACGCATCGAAGGTGCTCCAAAAATTAAAACGGAAGAGGAAAGGTCTCAAATATTGCAGAGTTCTCATAATGAGGAAGATACACAGGATTTGGAAGAAAAGGCTCGTGAAATGATCACAAACGACATAGATGATTCTCAGAACAGCACTGAAACAGATACTATCGAGTTAGAACGTCAAGCTCGCACTAGACGCAGCAGGGAGGTGAAGAAACGCAAAGAGGATCAATTAAATGCTTTAAAAAATAAACGACCAAAACGGGAAATACGGAGATACGATCAACAGAATAAGGAGGAGACACTATTGGACAATGAGGTAGCAAAGATCAATGAGAACAATCGATCCTTTTTAAACAAATATGAAAACGGAACAGAATGTGCCACAAATTTCAGAGGTTTCTCAGAAGGAGTTAGGGGAAGTTTGGAAAAATGTCAGGACAGTACAGATAGTATTAGAAGCAAATCAGAAAATGACTTAATTATCACGAAAAAGCCTAGTAAAAAGAGATGTGAGAACAGATTATCTCGAAATTTATCTGAGAACCATGTGACCAAGCAGTCAGGGAATATAGATATTCTGAATGCCGATTGTAAACCTGTAAAAACACCAGAAACATCACAGAAAGATTCTGATGAGACATCTACGTCTGGTGAATCCTCTAGCAGCATTAATATTACTCCAAAGATTTTGGAAACACCAGAAGACAAGGCGAAAAAAGAGTCAATTCTGAGACTTCTCGGTTTGGAATCTCTGGAAAAGGCTGCTGAGCGGTTGAGCCATCAAAAGGCCAAAAAGGAACAGTACACAGGTACCCTGAAAACTGTAATCCGTGTtcagaaagaaaaggagaaagacaAGAGGCGATCAAGATCACCATTGAAAATGGTGTTGAAACAGGGTCGTGGAGATGGCGAAGGAGATTCACCTGAGAATTTTTACACTATTCAGAAGGAG tttgGAACCAGTGGTTGGGGAGATAGCAGTTCTGGTGCGAACCGAAAGTTCTCTACTAACCACAGACACTCTTGCG ATGAAGATAATGAAGACACAGCGCCGAAGGATCGTCAGTCTCTTGTTATTCCAGAGAAGTCCTCCTCTTTCTCTATTCATCCTGGACGCTTGTGCGCAGACGTCTGTTGTTACTGCTTTGGAAAATTCGGTTCTTTGGACACACCGATGCATCTTGCTCAAATGAAGTCCGATGAAAGAcggaaaaagattttaattataGAAAGACATCTGAATAAGGATTCTTGCTTATGTGATGCTTGCTACCGTCATGTAGACAGAAAG GCAAATACAAGTCCAACAAATATGCAAACGAAGCCACAGAAACAACACAGACAACTCATGGTGTCCAAGTGCTCGGCCCGCGAATGTAGAGATGCTTCGCGACATCATGTCAAACGTCGATGGTTGCTCAAGATAAAAGCTGGTCTGCAAAAACAG GTGAACATTAATTGGGAATCGAGTCAACACACGTCCATGTCGTTCTGCGCTAGCCATTACTCGAAGATCGAACGATTCTTGACTTGTGCGTTATGCAAACGTAGGTTGGCGAGAAACCACACTCATCAACTAGCTAATGCAGAGACTGAGGAATTGAATCAGTTGCTTGGACAACAAGGGATTCCTGTTATTCTGGCGGCCGGTACTTTCGCTTGTAAATTGTGTAGATATTTCACACAGTTGCAGTTGAAGTATAAGGATGTAGAGAACATGAACACGAATCATAAGTCGTTCTTCAAGAGTTATCGGAAAAG AATCTTACACTATCACGACATTGAGGTTTTGGAAAACGAAGACGAAGATTCTTCTCAGAATCAGACTAAAGACAAAGACAAGGACAAAAGGAAGAAAACCAAGTGTAGCACTCAACCTAAGACCGGAACTTCCAAGTCTCCGGATGGTACGACGAATTCCGCCTCTGAAAAATCTACTCCAGAACCCACCAAAAACGAGGAAGCGAGTTCCGAGATGGACAACGAAAACCGTACCGCGAAGACAAACTTGAACGACGAAAACGTCGGGATGGACGTGCAGTTCCTCGGTATTGAAAGCACCGTGGAGAAACTGAAGAAACGCAAGCTGCTTGATATGCACCCATACACAACATCAGATACAATGATATCTTGTGATAATCCCAACGAGGTTGTCGAGATCCTTGCAATGGACAAGGAGGTGACGCTAACCAGATTGCCAAAGAGGCCAAGGACGAATAATGACATCACACCGGTTGTACAGAGACTCGGTGCTAATCCTTCCATTAGTGTACGTACTCTTTTCCCTGGCGAGGAGGAGATGAACCTTCACGCCAATATAGAATTTACAAATGTTCGAGAAATAACGCCTCAAGGTTGGGAAAAGTGTGCCACTATGATACAATATGACAGAGACACGAAACTCCTCTGGCAAGAGCTACAGAGACCATACGGGAATCAGAGCTCGTTTCTCAGACATCTGATACTTCTGGAAAAATATTACAGATCCGGTGATTTGGTGTTAGCCCCGAATGCATCACGGAATGCCATTAATTACTCGACTTCTGTGCAGAATCGTCTAATATCGTACGAAGGTCCAGAGAAAATGGACGAGCCAATAATGGAACCGATTGCCTCAGAATATCACAATTCTCGTCGACTGAGTGGCGGCTACGTTCTCGAAAGGGATAAGCATTCTTTACCAAGCACAAGTACTCCTAAACAACCATCGTCCACCAGTACTACACAATCTATAAAAAGTAGTCCTCCTCGGGTTCTGAAGTTAAACCCTGGAGTGTCGATAATTAAGAAACCACCCCCTAATCTGCAACGACTAAACCTTCCATCTACTAGCGCCAACTCCGCGAACGGTAACGTGAAACGAAAGGACGGTCAAAAACTGCCAACTTCTTCTGGTGGTAAGGTGTTTCACTTAAGCGAGCCCGAGTTTAAACGATTGCAAAATCTAAAGAAACAGAAGCAACAAATGCTCACGGAGAAACAGTCGACCAGTTCAAACGGCGGGGCAGGTAATTTGAGTTCTTCGGCAAACGTGAAATCGGCGACGCAGTATCAAAAGGCGCAGATAGCTGCGCACACACAGTTTCAGAAGCATCTGAGAATGCAGCAGGAGATGCTGAGTCGGCAGAGCAGAAGTGACTTCGAGCCGTTAATATGCGACGTTCGCGCGTTGGCAAACGAGAATAGTCCGACGCAAAACTTACTGCACAACCTGAACCTACCGAAATCAATCCAGGTGACAACAAAGACGTCAAACCAGATTCCGATATTGCCAAAAATACCGAAGTCGCTGACGGTGATACCGCAAACGGTCACTAGACCAACCGAGAAATGA